The following proteins are encoded in a genomic region of Sesamum indicum cultivar Zhongzhi No. 13 linkage group LG8, S_indicum_v1.0, whole genome shotgun sequence:
- the LOC105169911 gene encoding COBRA-like protein 1 isoform X1: MARVTIQNYYQYRHAEKPGWKLGWTWAKDEVIWSMSGAFAIQRGNCSSFKYEVPHSCKPDPVIVDLMPDAMPRNRCDGCCRGGILASWAIDPSMSYSSFEIVVGNLEQNSTGYKPLNLTLLAPGPGYTCGPVRDTSPTVFSVIGGRREEEVFRTWKSTCTYSSYLASKTPVCCVSLSTFYNPTITSCPSCSCGCRVADQFATSCIREGVIPSNLLNADLVRCTDHMCPLRIHWHIKSNYITHWRVKLTVSNYNYGRNYSNWNVLVQHPGFGQPSAAFSFNSTMLPTTGVPEDVALFWGKAFNNTELLQADQYQVGSVTTEILLQKDSGSFTLSNGWALPRKIYFNGENCQMPLPDAFPMLPNGSLSRVPCRLQFLLLIAVYLLTESLLGYDIHFILQPFNL; encoded by the exons ATG GCAAGAGTAACCATCCAAAACTACTACCAGTATCGCCATGCGGAGAAACCAGGTTGGAAATTAGGATGGACATGGGCCAAAGATGAGGTTATTTGGTCAATGTCTGGTGCTTTTGCTATCCAACGAGGAAATTGTTCATCCTTCAAATACGAGGTACCACATTCTTGCAAGCCAGACCCTGTGATCGTTGATCTGATGCCAGATGCAATGCCGCGAAACAGATGTGATGGTTGCTGCCGTGGTGGCATCCTTGCTTCGTGGGCCATTGACCCATCCATGTCTTACTCATCCTTTGAGATTGTAGTTGGCAATTTGGAGCAGAATTCTACAGGATACAAACCTCTGAATCTTACCCTATTGGCTCCTGGACCTGGTTACACTTGTGGTCCAGTTAGGGACACTAGTCCTACAGTTTTCTCAGTTATTGGGggaagaagagaagaggaagTCTTCA GAACATGGAAATCGACATGCACATATTCCAGCTATTTAGCTAGCAAAACACCAGTTTGTTGTGTTTCACTTTCAACATTTTACAATCCTACCATCACGTCATGCCCTTCTTGCAGCTGTGGATGTCGAGTAGCAGATCAGTTTGCAACCTCATGCATTAG AGAAGGTGTTATTCCATCAAATTTGCTCAATGCTGATCTGGTTCGATGCACTGATCATATGTGCCCTCTTCGCATTCACTGGCATATTAAAAGCAATTATATCACTCATTGGAGAGTTAAATTGACTGTCTCTAACTACAACTATGGAAGAAATTACTCAAACTGGAATGTTTTGGTTCAACATCCTGGGTTTGGACAGCCTTCTGCTGCATTCAGCTTTAACAGTACAATGCTTCCAACTACCGGTGTCCCAG AAGATGTAGCTCTCTTCTGGGGAAAAGCCTTCAACAACACAGAACTCTTGCAAGCTGATCAGTATCAAGTGGGATCGGTGACTACAGAGATACTTCTGCAAAAAGATTCAGGTTCATTTACTCTGAGTAATGGGTGGGCTCTTcctagaaaaatatatttcaatggTGAGAATTGTCAGATGCCCCTTCCAGACGCTTTCCCGATGCTACCAAATGGCAGCCTGAGTCGAGTGCCTTGTCGTCTCCAGTTTCTTCTTCTAATTGCAGTTTACTTGCTGACAGAATCTTTGTTGGGTTATGATATACATTTCATCCTACAGCCCTTCAACCTTTAA
- the LOC105169721 gene encoding uncharacterized protein LOC105169721 — MHKNSSGSMKEKSSSSSISSTSHEVMDGSDIMELVENEKVFSNFVDHKFQELDIDCDGKLSVQELQPAVNDIGAALGLPAQGTSPHSDHIYAEVLNEFTHGTQEKISKTEFKEVLSDFLLGMAAGLKRDPVVILRIDGEDLHEFVKSPTFEPEMLSIYSEIELPDGSLKDYIVKAFQKLTVDQGMPPATDPWVKSNILDPALESLGDALQQPVSQETFLAEFKRAAENVVQLLKEQPTIVAHSQNTFDGSGIRRLLSNKFELDKTLDSALKGAPRDRNGKISKEYLGVALDSLAASAGLPPLGAVDQMDDIMNEAIKMFDAGDSKTVKEDEFKKLLTEILGSIMLQLEGNPVSVSINSVVHEPIASSSTLLHPPSP; from the exons ATGCACAAGAACAGTAGCGGTTCAATGAAGGAGAaaagtagtagtagtagtattAGTAGTACGAGTCATGAGGTGATGGACGGTTCGGATATAATGGAGTTGGTTGAGAATGAGAAAGTTTTTAGCAACTTTGTGGATCATAAGTTTCAAGAACTCGACATTGACTGCGACGGTAAGCTCTCTGTCCAAGAGTTGCAACCCGCTGTTAACGATATAGGCGCTGCTCTTGGCTTGCCGGCTCAGGGAACTTCTCCTCACTCTGATCATATTTATGCTGAG GTTCTTAATGAATTTACACATggaacacaagaaaaaataagcaaGACTGAGTTTAAAGAGGTTCTGTCAGATTTCCTACTGGGCATGGCTGCTGGTTTGAAACGAGATCCTGTAGTAATTCTCCGAATTGATGGTGAAGACCTTCATGAGTTTGTCAAGAGTCCAACTTTTGAACCAGAAATGCTTTCTATTTATTCCGAGATTGAATTGCCTGATGGATCCCTTAAAGATTATATCGTCAAGGCTTTCCAGAAACTCACGGTTGACCAGGGGATGCCTCCTGCAACAGATCCTTGG GTCAAGAGTAACATTCTGGACCCAGCTCTAGAATCGCTTGGAGATGCACTTCAGCAACCTGTTTCACAGGAAACATTTTTGGCAGAGTTTAAGAGAGCTGCAGAGAATGTGGTGCAGCTTCTCAAGGAACAGCCAACTATTGTTGCTCACAGTCAGAATACCTTTGATGGGAGTGGCATTCGGAGACTCTTGTCTAACAAATTTGAGTTGGATAAG ACACTGGATTCTGCTTTGAAGGGTGCACCCAGAGATCGCAATgggaaaatatcaaaagaatatttggGTGTCGCGCTTGATTCTTTGGCTGCTTCTGCTGGCCTACCTCCACTTGGTGCCGTTGATCAG ATGGATGACATTATGAATGAAGCTATTAAAATGTTCGATGCTGGTGATTCTAAAACGGTAAAAGAAgatgagttcaagaagctaTTGACAGAAATTCTGGGAAGCATCATGCTGCAGTTGGAAGGCAATCCAGTTTCTGTATCTATAAACTCGGTCGTGCATGAGCCGATTGCTTCGTCCTCCACCCTCCTGCACCCACCGTCGCCATAG
- the LOC105169720 gene encoding 5'-methylthioadenosine/S-adenosylhomocysteine nucleosidase 1-like, translating into MAPPPGDKKASKVNQESTPKRSISSVLFVIAMQTEALPLVDKFQLAEQSDSLFPEGVPWMRYSGKYKDLNINILCPGKDKKFGVDSVGTVSASLLTYASVQALQPDLIINAGTAGGFKAKGASIGDVYLVSDVAFHDRRIPVPVLDLYGVGARQAFPTPNLVKELKLKVGKLSTGDSLDMTPQDAAMILANSATVKDMEGAAVAYAADLLKVPVIFLKAVTDIVDGDKPTAEEFLQNLAAVVAALDKAVTKVVDFINGKTFSEL; encoded by the exons ATGGCACCACCTCCCGGCGACAAAAAGGCGTCTAAAGTAAACCAGGAGTCGACGCCTAAACGCTCCATCTCCAGTGTTCTCTTTGTTATCG CCATGCAAACGGAGGCATTACCTCTGGTGGACAAGTTTCAGCTCGCTGAACAATCTGATTCTCT GTTCCCAGAGGGGGTTCCATGGATGAGGTACAGTGGTAAATATAAGGATTTGAACATCAACATTCTCTGTCCtggaaaagacaaaaagttCG GGGTTGACAGCGTAGGAACAGTTTCTGCATCTCTTCTGACTTATGCTTCTGTTCAAGCATTACAGCCAGACCTTATCATAAATGCAGGAACTGCTGGAGGATTCAAG GCAAAAGGTGCTTCCATAGGTGACGTATATCTAGTGTCAGATGTTGCTTTCCATGATAGAAGAATTCCTGTTCCT GTGCTTGACCTGTATGGTGTCGGGGCACGTCAGGCATTCCCCACACCAAATCTTGTAAAGGAGCTGAAATTAAAG GTTGGCAAATTGTCCACTGGCGATTCTTTAGATATGACACCACAGGATGCAGCGATGATACTTGCAAATAGTGCGACTGTTAAAGACATGGAG GGAGCAGCAGTTGCTTATGCGGCTGACCTTCTGAAAGTacctgtaatatttttaaaagctGTGACCGACATTGTAGACGGCGACAAGCCAACAGCTGAggaatttttgcaaaatttagcTGCAGTTGTTGCTGCCCTTGATAAAGCAGTGACAAAAGTTGTTGATTTCATCAATGGGAAGACTTTCTCAGAACTCTGA
- the LOC105169911 gene encoding COBRA-like protein 1 isoform X3 translates to MSGAFAIQRGNCSSFKYEVPHSCKPDPVIVDLMPDAMPRNRCDGCCRGGILASWAIDPSMSYSSFEIVVGNLEQNSTGYKPLNLTLLAPGPGYTCGPVRDTSPTVFSVIGGRREEEVFRTWKSTCTYSSYLASKTPVCCVSLSTFYNPTITSCPSCSCGCRVADQFATSCIREGVIPSNLLNADLVRCTDHMCPLRIHWHIKSNYITHWRVKLTVSNYNYGRNYSNWNVLVQHPGFGQPSAAFSFNSTMLPTTGVPEDVALFWGKAFNNTELLQADQYQVGSVTTEILLQKDSGSFTLSNGWALPRKIYFNGENCQMPLPDAFPMLPNGSLSRVPCRLQFLLLIAVYLLTESLLGYDIHFILQPFNL, encoded by the exons ATGTCTGGTGCTTTTGCTATCCAACGAGGAAATTGTTCATCCTTCAAATACGAGGTACCACATTCTTGCAAGCCAGACCCTGTGATCGTTGATCTGATGCCAGATGCAATGCCGCGAAACAGATGTGATGGTTGCTGCCGTGGTGGCATCCTTGCTTCGTGGGCCATTGACCCATCCATGTCTTACTCATCCTTTGAGATTGTAGTTGGCAATTTGGAGCAGAATTCTACAGGATACAAACCTCTGAATCTTACCCTATTGGCTCCTGGACCTGGTTACACTTGTGGTCCAGTTAGGGACACTAGTCCTACAGTTTTCTCAGTTATTGGGggaagaagagaagaggaagTCTTCA GAACATGGAAATCGACATGCACATATTCCAGCTATTTAGCTAGCAAAACACCAGTTTGTTGTGTTTCACTTTCAACATTTTACAATCCTACCATCACGTCATGCCCTTCTTGCAGCTGTGGATGTCGAGTAGCAGATCAGTTTGCAACCTCATGCATTAG AGAAGGTGTTATTCCATCAAATTTGCTCAATGCTGATCTGGTTCGATGCACTGATCATATGTGCCCTCTTCGCATTCACTGGCATATTAAAAGCAATTATATCACTCATTGGAGAGTTAAATTGACTGTCTCTAACTACAACTATGGAAGAAATTACTCAAACTGGAATGTTTTGGTTCAACATCCTGGGTTTGGACAGCCTTCTGCTGCATTCAGCTTTAACAGTACAATGCTTCCAACTACCGGTGTCCCAG AAGATGTAGCTCTCTTCTGGGGAAAAGCCTTCAACAACACAGAACTCTTGCAAGCTGATCAGTATCAAGTGGGATCGGTGACTACAGAGATACTTCTGCAAAAAGATTCAGGTTCATTTACTCTGAGTAATGGGTGGGCTCTTcctagaaaaatatatttcaatggTGAGAATTGTCAGATGCCCCTTCCAGACGCTTTCCCGATGCTACCAAATGGCAGCCTGAGTCGAGTGCCTTGTCGTCTCCAGTTTCTTCTTCTAATTGCAGTTTACTTGCTGACAGAATCTTTGTTGGGTTATGATATACATTTCATCCTACAGCCCTTCAACCTTTAA
- the LOC105169719 gene encoding snakin-2-like gives MASAKVLIVSIFLSLLLLHGGHAIQTDTVLTSNAVSGTAASPTVDCGGACAERCRLSGRPNLCKRACGTCCARCNCVPPGAYGNYEACPCYAKMTTHDNNPKCP, from the exons ATGGCTAGTGCCAAGGTCCTTATAGTGTcaatctttctttctcttctgcTTCTCCATGGAGGCCATGCAATCCAAACCGATACAGTACTG ACTAGCAATGCTGTATCAGGAACTGCAGCAAGCCCCACAGTTG ACTGTGGAGGAGCTTGTGCAGAAAGGTGCAGGTTATCAGGAAGGCCGAATCTGTGCAAAAGGGCATGCGGGACATGCTGTGCCCGCTGCAACTGCGTCCCGCCGGGCGCTTACGGCAACTATGAGGCTTGCCCTTGCTATGCTAAAATGACTACCCATGACAACAATCCCAAATGCCCTTAA
- the LOC105169911 gene encoding COBRA-like protein 1 isoform X2, which yields MARVTIQNYYQYRHAEKPGWKLGWTWAKDEVIWSMSGAFAIQRGNCSSFKYEVPHSCKPDPVIVDLMPDAMPRNRCDGCCRGGILASWAIDPSMSYSSFEIVVGNLEQNSTGYKPLNLTLLAPGPGYTCGPVRDTSPTVFSVIGGRREEEVFRTWKSTCTYSSYLASKTPVCCVSLSTFYNPTITSCPSCSCGCRVADQFATSCIREGVIPSNLLNADLVRCTDHMCPLRIHWHIKSNYITHWRVKLTVSNYNYGRNYSNWNVLVQHPGFGQPSAAFSFNSTMLPTTGVPDVALFWGKAFNNTELLQADQYQVGSVTTEILLQKDSGSFTLSNGWALPRKIYFNGENCQMPLPDAFPMLPNGSLSRVPCRLQFLLLIAVYLLTESLLGYDIHFILQPFNL from the exons ATG GCAAGAGTAACCATCCAAAACTACTACCAGTATCGCCATGCGGAGAAACCAGGTTGGAAATTAGGATGGACATGGGCCAAAGATGAGGTTATTTGGTCAATGTCTGGTGCTTTTGCTATCCAACGAGGAAATTGTTCATCCTTCAAATACGAGGTACCACATTCTTGCAAGCCAGACCCTGTGATCGTTGATCTGATGCCAGATGCAATGCCGCGAAACAGATGTGATGGTTGCTGCCGTGGTGGCATCCTTGCTTCGTGGGCCATTGACCCATCCATGTCTTACTCATCCTTTGAGATTGTAGTTGGCAATTTGGAGCAGAATTCTACAGGATACAAACCTCTGAATCTTACCCTATTGGCTCCTGGACCTGGTTACACTTGTGGTCCAGTTAGGGACACTAGTCCTACAGTTTTCTCAGTTATTGGGggaagaagagaagaggaagTCTTCA GAACATGGAAATCGACATGCACATATTCCAGCTATTTAGCTAGCAAAACACCAGTTTGTTGTGTTTCACTTTCAACATTTTACAATCCTACCATCACGTCATGCCCTTCTTGCAGCTGTGGATGTCGAGTAGCAGATCAGTTTGCAACCTCATGCATTAG AGAAGGTGTTATTCCATCAAATTTGCTCAATGCTGATCTGGTTCGATGCACTGATCATATGTGCCCTCTTCGCATTCACTGGCATATTAAAAGCAATTATATCACTCATTGGAGAGTTAAATTGACTGTCTCTAACTACAACTATGGAAGAAATTACTCAAACTGGAATGTTTTGGTTCAACATCCTGGGTTTGGACAGCCTTCTGCTGCATTCAGCTTTAACAGTACAATGCTTCCAACTACCGGTGTCCCAG ATGTAGCTCTCTTCTGGGGAAAAGCCTTCAACAACACAGAACTCTTGCAAGCTGATCAGTATCAAGTGGGATCGGTGACTACAGAGATACTTCTGCAAAAAGATTCAGGTTCATTTACTCTGAGTAATGGGTGGGCTCTTcctagaaaaatatatttcaatggTGAGAATTGTCAGATGCCCCTTCCAGACGCTTTCCCGATGCTACCAAATGGCAGCCTGAGTCGAGTGCCTTGTCGTCTCCAGTTTCTTCTTCTAATTGCAGTTTACTTGCTGACAGAATCTTTGTTGGGTTATGATATACATTTCATCCTACAGCCCTTCAACCTTTAA